In the Tetrapisispora phaffii CBS 4417 chromosome 10, complete genome genome, CTCTTTCTCAATGGCTTACTTTCAATATCATCCAGAGAGCAATTGCAACCTTTCAGTctttcatcatcttcataaataatcaaagaTGGCTCACGTAAAGAAATAGCTTCCAAGACTTTATCAACTCTGCTGTTCTTAACTTTTCTCGGTTCCTTGCCTTTATTATAAACAGACACTTCATCGTTTTCAGGCATATCACTATAAGCGGGTTGATCTACAATATCATACACAGCTGGTTTGCTTCTTACTAACTTATTAACCTTTAaattgttttcaaaattcaTGATTCCTTTAGCAACTTTCGAGTTGTGCCTAGTAGTCCCAAGCGTCTTTAAATCATTGCCCCTTGGTGTCCCACTTACTTTCAATCCCAACTCCCTTTGCAAATCTTGAATATTCATCTGCTGTACTGCATTAACACTACGTATCATATTAACTTCTCTCTCAATGGCTTGTTTACTCTCTTCCAATGTTTTAATCTTAGTGTTCATAGTGCTCATATGAACTATGCATTTCTCTAGCAACGAAATAATATCAGGAGAGTTAGAACCCATACCCTTGTCAGTGAAGTAGACTAGTTTCTCATTAACATGGTCAATTTTAGATTGTAGTTCTGAAAGGTCCTCAGAACTCACTGAAACGTTGGATGCTCTTCTCACCATTTTATTTACCTGTTTGTTTCAAACTCTCAATACAGTTTGGAGACCAAAGTATAGCAATGACTGTCTCTGACTACAATAGCATGTTCCCTACATAAATTGCACAACTGTCATATCTATACATAAAGTTTCAATTACTTTGCAATAACTTTATTTAAACATTGTTCTACTTGACACATCGACTAATTGACGCGTGCACCTTCATGTCCATTTTAGATGACCCATTAGTTCGAATAATGTATAATTAGTTCAACTTTGGGTTGTAGTAAATTATGAATACAAACTTTATAATTAAAGCAACGTTCTACATTGATTTGATTAGCCAGACACGATTGACCAGTATAGTGAATCTTATTTACGAATAATATCGTTCAATTCTATCTTGGCGAAATATAATTGTTGTACATGTCATAAGGCTTCGATGTTTAGAACAACCTCCATCGTTGAGGTGTCACACTGTATATTTAGTTAGGAACTTGCAGATTACTGTGGGCTATGTATTTGGTTGAACAGGAGTCATGCTAATGCCCAAAACCCGGTGTACAATTTGCCTTTTGGAGAACTTCTGTCTTCCTACGATATCTAGAAGTAATAcagaaaatattacaaCACTTCACAATAATACATAATCTGGCGGATAGCGTCTAAAGTATATGCAAAATGCAATATGAATGGACATCCACCAAAAAATgatacaaaataaattaatactTGCGAATCTTTGTCTGAAGAACTCAAGTGGTTATTTGTAACCTCAGCAGTCAAGGTGATGTTATTATCTTCAGTAGTATTGTTATTTGAATTCGGACATACTTTTTTAATAGCAATCGACCAATTCTCGATGTGTGATATATACAGTAATAGATAATATATGTAACTAATGAAGTGAGCGATTGCTTGTCTTATATAACTGTAATCTTGTATTAGTTTatgtggagaaacaagcttatgttgggtagttccaacatctaagttagtgtcattagccacttcagttgctctagtatagtccatcttctttatagttaaataatcgattgattcttttattagtgtaattaaactattctatatagagttagatgccctccttatatatgagttgaactgacagttgaatgaacatgtgtacgtgttcattcatcctcctaagatctttagtgctgtattgtacatctgtgtttatcgcgtagccatttacattgtagtgagaaattttcacctaccacttggaagattgttctagaccttctttccattagtaagtgatctattagttctggactcaaagtgtcataaacacttagttctgtcacatacactacaataattctgacagtgatctattagttctggactcaaagtgtcataaactcttagttctgtcacatacactacaataattctgacagTTTATTCACTTCACTAGAATACTTTAATGAATCTCGTGTGGATATTGGTTCtgtaaaaatatatgtCTACCAATAGCATTACAGGGTCGACTAAACTGCAACTGGATGCTTACTCAATTAGTTAACACCCAATtcagaaaatatttagtaTACAATTATACTAATGCATACTTCAAATTCAGACAATTGCCTCAAATTCTGATAAGGAACAATGACGATAATTATTCTGGTAGTAACAGTTGTGCTGGAGATCATACAAACAATAGCCTGCCCAGTAATACGTTAACATTTAGCATTCTGTTGAGATTATGTTACAGTAACTGTATAATGTTCgtataaataaataaccTTGTAAATTTCTTTCCGATATAGTGTAACGGCTATCACATTACGCTTTCACCGTAGAGACCGGGGTTCGACTCCCCGTATCGGagtttttttttatctttgtTTTAGACGCTTTCCTTGCATAATCATTGTCTTAAgcatacatatacataataatatcCCAAAACATGCAACTTGCATATATCTTACCGACTAACCATGTATTTGTCAGCACTCCAGTAAAATCCTTCATTCTTGCTATTGCCATCATCTTTATAAGCTGTTTGCTAAACTGAAcgatttttcaattttttagggcattgaatatttcaaaaacataCAACTGAGAActttaataacaatatttgTATTGCAATTTGTTTAAAACAATCagttcattaaatattgatcTGTTACTTGTGTTTGCCAGTGAAGCTAATTGTGCTATCAGTTttctattttgtttatatcATACGATTGTTGAGTTGCTATAAGAAGTAACGAAAGGGCtagtttttttttcagaAAGCTTGGACTTTTTAATATACGTAACTAGAGTTATTTCAAGATGTCTAAAGAAAGTTATACCGAGGCAAGTGGAATAGAGAAGACTATTGCTGAGTCTGCCGATGCTAGAAACGATGGGGACGCAACTTTGGAGCGTCAGGAGGGAAAAGTTTTGCCTGAACAAGATATTGGTGATGTAGTTGAAGAAGAGGATGATGATGGGGAGACACGTTGTATATGTAATGAGATCGATCCTCCCGATGAATCAGGTCTTTATATTCAATGTGAGACTTGTGGGGTTTGGCAACATGGTTTCTGTGTTGGTATTAATGAAGGTGAGGATTCTACGTTGGACAAATATTGGTGTGAACAATGTAAACCGGAATTACATGATGTGTACACGGTTCCTAATGGAGATTCAATGAGATCACATTATTTACCGATACagaacaaaagaaataaaaacgACAGGAAAAAGAGGAGTGAACGAACTAGAAGTAATagagaagaaaatgattcAAAGCGAAACGACGAGGAAGCAGCATCGAATAGTAGCACTAGGTCTAGATCAGCAAATTCATCTACTATCAGAGAACACAGGAATCAAGAATATGAAGCTAAGATTGAAGATGATCCTAGTACCAACCAGGACGATGATACCAGAAATGACAATATACAGGACCCACCAGAGGATAATCAAGATGAACAAGATTatgaaatatcaaaacGCGATAAATCAGCTAATGGTGATGAAAATGACATTAAAGATGAAGAGGACGGTGACAATTCTACTAATGATAACTCCAGAAGATCTCAGAATAGAAAGAGAGCAACATTATCTGCAAGGGAGGAAAAACAATATCAGCTAATGTTAGAGAAGGCCATCAATGAAAGTAGAAGAACTTCAAATCCGGAAAAACAGGATAATGAGATTGATTTTGATACAAAGGATAAAGATAATGGTGACGTAGAAAATCAATATTCAGAATCAAATAGTACTACAACTTTGAAAGTTAGTGATAATAACTTTGGTGCAAACCAAGTTGGGTTGGAGGAAACTCCATCGTCTCTTGAAGGAttggaaaataaaacattaGAAACAGAACTTGAGTCAGAAAGGCAATACAGAAGGAGAACTAACAATAGATCGGATATAGTATCCTCTGATGATACAGAAGGAACTCCAAATTTAACCGACTCTTCTATCAGATCATTAGGATCAACCGGGAAAAGAAGTTCTGGAAGAAAATCGCAGAAGGTAATAAAAAGAGCTGGTAGAAAAAGTATAAAATCTGCAATAACAAATGCTGCCTCTACTAATAATAGATTTGAACCAGATGTAAACAAACCAGTAAAACCAAGATTACCACCGCAAAGAACTTCAATGAAGGAGATGAAGAGAAGAGTTGCTGCCATACTAGAGTTTATATCAAGAACCCAATGGgaattaaatgaagaaCAAGAATCAAAGGAAGATTTAGTCAGGTTTGTGGAGAATCAGCAGTTTATACAACAAGTTGAATCCATTTACGAGACGtcaaataaaaatctaAAGTTGATGGATGAATTGACCAGGGATCTTTTACTTTGGGGggataaatataatagttattcttcaaatagTAATGAATAATGCATATGAAacattttttcaatgtcATCCAAAATTACGAACTATcataaattacaaaattacTTATGGCCCCCCTCAAAGTATTTTCTGAGCATATGTACATTCTATCCTATTATATTCTGTAGATaatgtaatattaaatctaactatttaaaa is a window encoding:
- the CTI6 gene encoding Cti6p (similar to Saccharomyces cerevisiae CTI6 (YPL181W); ancestral locus Anc_6.173); this encodes MSKESYTEASGIEKTIAESADARNDGDATLERQEGKVLPEQDIGDVVEEEDDDGETRCICNEIDPPDESGLYIQCETCGVWQHGFCVGINEGEDSTLDKYWCEQCKPELHDVYTVPNGDSMRSHYLPIQNKRNKNDRKKRSERTRSNREENDSKRNDEEAASNSSTRSRSANSSTIREHRNQEYEAKIEDDPSTNQDDDTRNDNIQDPPEDNQDEQDYEISKRDKSANGDENDIKDEEDGDNSTNDNSRRSQNRKRATLSAREEKQYQLMLEKAINESRRTSNPEKQDNEIDFDTKDKDNGDVENQYSESNSTTTLKVSDNNFGANQVGLEETPSSLEGLENKTLETELESERQYRRRTNNRSDIVSSDDTEGTPNLTDSSIRSLGSTGKRSSGRKSQKVIKRAGRKSIKSAITNAASTNNRFEPDVNKPVKPRLPPQRTSMKEMKRRVAAILEFISRTQWELNEEQESKEDLVRFVENQQFIQQVESIYETSNKNLKLMDELTRDLLLWGDKYNSYSSNSNE